Proteins encoded by one window of Rhodamnia argentea isolate NSW1041297 chromosome 6, ASM2092103v1, whole genome shotgun sequence:
- the LOC115755631 gene encoding integrin-linked protein kinase 1: MSSGGCSSDAPGGGGDSSSSSSPAPSPARAADKEKQREKARVSRTSLILWHAHQNDVAAVRKLLEEDRSLVHARDYDNRTPLHVASLHGWIDVARCLIDHGADVNAQDRWKNTPLADAEGAKKYNMVELLKSYGGLSYGQNGSHFEPKPVPPPLPNKCDWEIDPSELDFSNSHIIGKGSFGEILRACWRGTPVAVKRILPSLSDDRLVIQDFRHEVNLLVKLRHPNIVQFLGAVTERKPLMLITEYLRGGDLHQYLKEKGSLSPSTAINFALDMARGMAYLHNEPNVIIHRDLKPRNVLLVNSSADHLKVGDFGLSKLIRVQNSHDVYKMTGETGSYRYMAPEVFKHRKYDKKVDVFSFAMILYEMLEGDPPMSNYEPYEAAKYVAEGNRPIFRSKGYIQDLRDLTEQCWAADMNKRPSFLEILKRLEKIKETLHSDHHWSLFNA, translated from the exons ATGAGCAGCGGCGGTTGCAGCTCCGATGCccccggcggcggcggcgactcctcctcctcctcctcgcccgCTCCTTCCCCGGCGAGGGCCGCCGACAAGGAGAAGCAGAGGGAGAAGGCCCGGGTCAGCCGGACCTCCCTCATCCTCTGGCACGCCCACCAGAACGACGTCGCCGCCGTCCGCAAGCTCCTCGAGGAGGATCGCTCCCTCGTCCACGCTAGGGATTACGACAACCGCACCCCGCTCCACGTGGCCTCCCTCCACGGCTGGATCGACGTCGCCAGGTGCTTGATCGACCACGGCGCCGACGTCAACGCCCAGGATCGCTGGAAGAACACG CCTCTAGCTGATGCAGAAGGAGCTAAGAAGTATAACATGGTGGAGTTGTTAAAGTCATATGGAGGCTTATCTTAT GGCCAAAACGGAAGTCATTTTGAACCAAAGCCTGTTCCTCCTCCATTGCCTAATAAATGTGACTGGGAAATTGACCCTTCTGAGCTGGATTTCTCTAACTCACATATCATAGGGAAG GGATCCTTTGGTGAGATATTGAGAGCATGTTGGAGAGGGACACCAGTTGCTGTCAAACGCATTCTTCCATCTCTTTCAGATGACAGATTGGTAAT TCAGGATTTCAGGCATGAGGTTAATTTGCTAGTGAAGCTTCGCCACCCTAACATAGTTCAATTTCTTGGTGCTGTCACCGAGAGGAAGCCTCTTATGTTGATAACAGAGTATTTGCGAGGG GGTGATCTTCATCAGTACCTAAAGGAGAAAGGTTCTCTCAGCCCCTCAACAGCTATCAACTTTGCTTTGGACATGGCCAG GGGTATGGCATATCTGCATAATGAGCCAAATGTCATAATTCACCGAGACTTGAAGCCAAG GAATGTCCTTTTAGTCAACTCTAGTGCCGACCATTTGaaagttggagattttggaCTAAGTAAACTAATCAGGGTTCAAAATTCTCATGATGTCTATAAAATGACAGGCGAAACAGGAAGTT ACCGCTACATGGCTCCTGAAGTTTTTAAGCATCGAAAGTATGATAAGAAGGTTGATGTTTTCTCATTTGCCATGATACTATACGAG ATGCTTGAAGGAGATCCACCGATGTCCAATTATGAGCCATATGAAGCTGCCAAATACGTGGCAGAAGGCAATCGACCTATCTTCCGCTCTAAAGGATACATCCAAGATCTGCGAGA TTTAACAGAGCAATGCTGGGCTGCTGACATGAACAAAAGACCTTCATTCTTGGAAATACTCAAGAGGCTCgagaaaattaaagaaacttTGCATTCCGATCATCACTGGAGCTTATTCAATGCTTAA
- the LOC115755646 gene encoding uncharacterized protein LOC115755646, whose translation MESLSPVSPSVVLPPSNSLQLQRPRRLAISRAVHGGFRPRRAPRFLIPHSPEPRRRIFPEFCRGSRGNVGGEEDDGSDEVERAMRLDGSIPGTSDEFVKRVSSRAYDMRRHLHQSFETSSYDVLEANPWRDTSKPVYVLTHGENQLCTMKTRRDRSEVEKELGLLFSKAGKLSSSSGSQPKQSRSRTKFQMVVEDIRDGVLVFEDENEAAKYCDLLQGRGPGCEGVAEIDASSVFDLCRKMRALAVLFRRGRTPPLPQSLELNLKARKRSLED comes from the exons ATGGAGTCTCTCTCCCCTGTGTCCCCTTCCGTCGTCCTCCCTCCGAGTAACTCGCTCCAGCTCCAGCGGCCGCGGCGGCTGGCCATCTCCCGCGCAGTCCACGGCGGTTTCCGTCCCCGTCGCGCTCCGCGCTTCCTCATCCCGCACTCTCCGGAGCCCCGTCGGAGGATATTCCCGGAGTTCTGTCGTGGATCGCGCGGGAACGTTGGAGGGGAGGAGGATGACGGGAGCGACGAGGTGGAGAGGGCGATGCGGCTGGACGGGAGCATTCCAGGGACTTCCGACGAGTTCGTGAAGAGAGTGTCTTCTCGTGCTTACGACATGCGCAGGCACCTCCACCAGTCCTTTGAAACCAGCAGCTATGATG TGTTGGAGGCAAATCCATGGAGAGATACTTCAAAGCCTGTATACGTATTGACTCATGGTGAAAACCAATTGTGCACAATGAAAACACGAAGAGATCGCAG CGAAGTCGAGAAAGAGCTTGGATTGCTGTTCTCCAAAGCTGGAAAATTGAGTTCCAGTTCTGGAAGTCAGCCTAAGCAGTCAAGGAGCAGGACAAAGTTCCAGATGGTTGTTGAGGATATCCGGGATGGAGTTCTT GTCTTTGAAGATGAGAATGAAGCTGCAAAATATTGCGACTTATTGCAGGGAAGGGGTCCAGGGTGTGAAGGTGTTGCAGAGATAGACGCCTCCTCG GTGTTTGATCTATGCCGCAAGATGAGGGCTCTTGCAGTTTTGTTTCGTAGGGGAAGAACACCACCTCTACCCCAAAGCCTTGAGCTTAACTTGAAGGCCAGGAAGCGGTCACTTGAAGACTAA